Proteins from a genomic interval of Lolium perenne isolate Kyuss_39 chromosome 1, Kyuss_2.0, whole genome shotgun sequence:
- the LOC127323809 gene encoding uncharacterized protein: MKLKSALTVVQIELKVTLRKDFWIQIWNLVRKTLTQPGAAFDRREGNFGSKLPDESIGTSCFVDSSVNFGGSNCSDGISKASFSRTISNYQLEEECGATDVTSQVREFNGGLIEESMRKYCEDKKSVMFEPEVGMQFSFTEEAFQFYNMYSWVLGFIIRLGDNYTTKTKQRTMQEYLCQRQGNGDETKNSTTRCGCKAMMRVATNDSCK, encoded by the exons ATGAAACTGAAAAGTGCATTGACAGTAGTGCAAATCG AGCTGAAGGTAACATTGAGGAAGGATTTTTGGATACAAATCTGGAATTTAGTACGGAAGACATTAACACAGCCAGGAGCTGCTTTCGATAGAAG GGAGGGTAATTTTGGTTCAAAATTACCGGACGAATCCATAGGAACTAGCTGTTTCGTTGATAGTTCAGTTAACTTTGGGGGTAGTAACTGCTCCGACGGTATTTCTAAGGCTTCATTCTCGAGAACAATTTCCAATTACCAGCTGGAGGAAGAATGTGGGGCAACGGATGTGACATCGCAAGTAAG GGAATTTAATGGTGGTCTAATAGAAGAGTCAATGAGGAAATACTGTGAAGATAAAAAAAGCGTCATGTTCGAACCTGAGGTTGGAATGCAGTTTTCATTTACAGAAGAAGCATTCCAGTTCTACAACATGTACTCCTGGGTGTTAGGGTTCATCATCAGATTAGGTGATAACTACACAACAAAGACAAAGCAAAGGACAATGCAAGAATACCTTTGCCAGCGACAG GGTAATGGTGATGAGACAAAAAATTCGACAACGAGGTGTGGTTGCAAAGCAATGATGAGGGTGGCAACAAATGATAGCTGTAAGTAG